CCGTGAATATTACGCACCCAAGAGAGATGATGCGTGGACCGACGACTGATTTTATTTTTATGCATCCTTATACACTAGAAATCAATGCCAGTAGTATACAAGGTGGCGACCAAGGAGTTTGGGTAAGTATTGTCTCTTCGATGTTTGCTCTGCACTTCGGTAGTTATGGCGGCACACTTGGACAATGGGCTTATTTTGTTATGGGCTTACTCGGTGCACTGTTGTTTTATACCGGCAATTTGCTATGGATTGAAAAACGCAGAAGACAAAAGCAAGCGACACAATCTAAATCAAATCTTGTACTGGCCAAATTAACTGTAGGTATCGCACTGGGCTGTATTTGTGCTATCTCACTTGCATTTGCAACCACAAAATGGATTAGCTTAACATCACTAAACGTGAATATTGCCTATCTTTGGCTGTACTACCTGACTTTCTTTGCAGTGGTCATAGCAGCTTTTATCAAGGGCCCTTCTATTACAGCCATTTATACGCTAAAAATCAGCGCAATATTGTGTCTAATCGTACCACTTAACTCTTTGATTGCGCTTTTACTACCTAGCCTTGGGCTTTGGTATGCGGATAGTTTTGGTGAAATCATGTTGGAAGTGATGACACTTCCCTTTGCTTGGTTCTTCTATGTATGCGCAAGCAAAGTTACCAAAAGAGCTTATAACGGAGAAAAAAATAGTGTTTGGTATGTGTCAGAGAAAACAACACATGCAACGAACGAAGAATTAGTCGTTAATAGCTAAAAACAGGGCGTTTAATCATCATATTAAAAACAAAAAAGCCATTCAAAATTGAATGGCTTTTTTGTTTTTTAGGGCGTGTTTATCTTTGAGGTATGAATTTTATTCAAATCAAAGGCTTTCAATACGCGAAATGAGTTACGAAGCAAAGGTCAACACGCCCTAGTTATTAAGCGAACATACTCTTCACATCTTCAAGTGTTGATAGATACTCATCACTGGTAAACATCTCTAAAGAGTTAATTACACTCTTATCCTCATACATTTTTAATGACGCAGCTTTGTCAGAAACTTGTAAAATACCCTCAGCAATTGCACCAACGCGAATAAAGTCTACATAACACACATGCTCAGGCTTATAATTTGGGTTTGACCAGCTTTCTGCAACCTCAACAAACTCATCAGTAAAGCCCCATTCACGCATAATAGAACCACCTATTTTACCTGCTAATTTTTGAATGGCATGCGCTAAGAAGCTTGGGTTTGCAAACACTTCAGGGTGACGTTCTGCTTCAGTTAAGATAGGTAAAACACCAATATTAAATACTAGAGATGCAAGAGTGATGGTGTCTTTATTTAGTGATGTATGTTTATTGAGACGCAAATAAAAGTCCATACAGGTTATTGCTTGGCAAGCTACTTTTAATGTTTTCTGCCAAGCTTTATCCATATAGGTTTTTATCAACTTGTTATTCGAAACAAACAGCTGCTCCATTGCCATAGCTGTTGCTATATTTTTGATTTGTCTAAGACCTATTCGGGTCACAGCCTGATTTAGCGTATTTACTTTTACAGAACGCCCCATAAACGCACTGTTTGCCACCTTAATCATGCGTGCAGCAAGCGCAGGATCTTGTGAAATCACATCAGCCATTTGCATCAAGTTTACATCGGGGTCATCAGCAGCTTGTCTCACCTTAACTGCAATTTCTGGTAATGTTGGTAACACCAAGGTGTCGTTATTAATCCTATCTATTAGGATCGTCAATAATGCATTTTCTGTAGACATAAGCTAAAGTCCCTCGAGTAACGTATGATACGCGCAAACGTATTGTTTTTTTATACCCTTATTATTTACTTAGCTGGGTATATGACTAACAAATCTATATCAATAAATTGTTATGCTTTAAAGAAAATATAGTCACATAAGAGGACCTTTAGCAACTTTTATCTCGCAACAATAAAAAATTTCACACATCAAGAAACAGAGCATAATCATGAAACTAGTGAAAGTTAGTTGCAATTAACCTACTCATCCCTAATCTGTTGTTTGTTTAATGAAAGTAGTTACCAACTCGACTTACATTCATCACATTTAAAGCGCTTACATCCATTACATAAGCCCACCTTTACTAAGTAAAGCACCTTACAAAACATAGCAAATTTTACGTCTAAAAAAGCGTTCGACTTACTTAGTTTTTAAATTTCTGAGTCAGATATTGTTTTGCTATTTTTGACCCTTGTCCAGCCTTTTCAACTGTCGCCAAGCTATCAAAGTCTGTGACATCCACATCTTTTCTGTATTCTCTAAAAAAATTGATTATCTTTTCAGGAAAAAGAAAGTAACCACGATAACGACACTTTTTTTCAATCAAAATAACAAAAGTACGGATTGATACATACGCCACCCAGACCAATATTGGCGCAAAGAAAACCGGCAGGAGTTTAATTAGCCAGATTGACAAGCCTAAGCAGACTAAGCACTTCGCTTTTATTTTCCACTCACCGGGAAAACCATAAAACTCAAAATAGTCGAGTCGATTTAAATACCACTTGCCGATTTTAGTGCCGGTTTCATTTTGATATTTATACTCACGACTCATACTTTTACTTCCTATAGATTTAATTAGAAGCTAGAACACCTTCTTCAGCTCAGCAATTTGCTCGTCGGTATAAGGCTTAGCTGGGTGGAGACCCCACACAGGTTTTGGCCAAGCAACATCATTTGTAAAGCGAGCGATATGATGAACATGTAGCTGAGGGACCATATTACCTAGCGCTCCGACATTGAGCTTATCTGGGCTAAATACCGCTTGTAATGTGCGGCTTAGCTGGGCCGACTCTTGCCAAAACTGCGCTTGCAGTTTGTCATCTAAATCAATGATTTCACGGCAGCCTTCAACACGGGGAACGAGAATAAACCAAGGGTACTGACTGTCGTTCATTAAGAGTACTTTACACAGTGACCAATCAGCCAGTTCAATGCAATCTCGTTGTAATTCAGGCGCTAATTCAAATGCCATAATAAAAATCCTCTTTCAATTATGTTGTTCACTTTATCCTAATACATTGCCAATGCCCATGCTTGCCGTTACCATCGCTCTACTTTTAATAACTAACAAGGTGATTTTGTGCGCATTACATTCAAATCAATGGCGCTAAGCTTACCGTTAATGGCCGCTGCAACCACAGCCGTTGCTCAACCATTAACCCTTGAGCGTATTTTTGATGATCCAGGTTTGGCTGGTAAAGCCCCTGTGCAACTTAAGTTTTCTCCTGACGGCAGTCGTGTTACTTATCTACAAGGTAAAGTGGATGACTACAACCGTTATGATTTATGGGAATACAACTTAAAAGACAACACAAATCGCCTATTAGTTGACTCTCAAGCACTTTTCTCAGGTCCTGAAACCTTGTCTGACGAAGAGAAAGCTCGTCGTGAACGTCAGCGTATTTTTGGTCGTGGTATTTTAGAATACAAATGGTCAGCGGATGGTAAAGCATTACTTTTTCCACTTAATGGCGACTTGTACTACTACCAAATCGCATCTGGCAAAAGCCGTAAGCTAACTAATACTGAAGCGTTTGAGACCGATGCCCGTTTCTCGCCAAAAGGTAACTTTGTTTCGTTCATTCGTGAGCAAAACCTATATGCCTTAGAGTTGAGTTCAGGTAAAGAAATTCAATTGAGCAAAGACGGTGGCGGCACCATTAAAAATGGTATGGCTGAGTTCGTAGCGCAAGAAGAAATGAGCCGTATGACGGGTTACTGGTGGTCAGGTGATGAGAGCAAAATTGCTTTCACCCGTATCGACGAAAGCCCAGTACAAGAAGCCATTCGTAATGAAATCTACGCTGACGAAGTAAAGCTATTCAACCAACGTTACCCGTTCACGGGCACACCAAACGTAGAAATTGAACTGGGTGTGGTAAAGCTGAACGATCAAAAAGTGGATTGGATTGACCTTGGCGAAGACAAAGATATTTATATTGCCCGCGCAAAATGGCTAAAAGACAATAAAACACTGTCTTACCAATGGCAGAACCGCTCTCAGCAGAAACTTGAATTACGTTTCTACGACAGCAAGCGCAAAACACAAAAAGTGGCACTGACTGAAACCAGCGATACGTGGATTAACTTGCACTTTGACCTTCACTTCTTAAAAGACAAAAAGCATTTTGTTTGGGCCTCAGAGCGCGATGGCTTTAAGCACCTTTACTTATATCGCACAGACGGCACGCTTATTCGCCAAATCACAAAAGGTGATTGGATTGTTGAAAGCATCAAGGCAATCGATGAGAAAAAAGGCATTGTTTACTTCTCTGGTCGTAAAGATACGCCATTAGAAAGCCACCTTTACAGCGTACCGCTATTCAAAAAAGGTCATATCACTCGCATCACTCAACCAGGTAGCTTCCACCGTGTAGTTGTAGCAAAAGACGCGAAAACCTTTATCGATAAGAGCTCATCAGTAAACAAACCAAGTTCTGTCGCTTTACGTAAAGTGAACGGTGATTTCATCACTTGGTTAGAAGAAAACAAGCTAGATGACAAGCACCCTCTTACACCTTACCTAAGTAACTTAGTTGAGCCAGAATACGGTACGCTTAAAGCTGAAGATGGTCAGCTAATGCACTACCGTATCTTCAAACCTGCGAACATGGAAAAAGGTAAGAAGCACCCTGTTATGGTTAACGTTTACGGCGGTCCACACGCACAACGTGTAACTAATAGCTGGCGTAGCAAAAACTTATACTTCCAATACATGGCGCAACAAGGTTATGTGATCTTCCAATTAGATAACCGTGGTTCGTACAACCGTGGTAAAAAGTTTGAAGATCCTATCTACAAGTATCTAGGCGAAGTTGAAGTACAAGATCAGATCCGCGGCGTTGAGTTCTTACGCACACTAGATTATGTCGATGCAAACCGCATTGGTATCTATGGTCACAGTTACGGTGGTTACATGGCGCTTATGACCATGTTCAAAGCTGGCGACTACTTCCAAGCAGGTGTTTCTGGTGCACCAGTAACTGATTGGGCGCTGTATGACACACACTACACTGAGCGTTATTTAGGCCACCCTGCGACAAATGCAAAAGGCTACGAAATGAGTGCGGTATTCCCGTATGCTGATGGCCTAAAAGGTCCACTGATGATCTATCACGGTATGGCCGATGACAACGTATTATTTACACACGCAACTAAGCTATTTAAGCAACTGCAAGACGATGCTAAGCCATTTGAAATGATGACTTATCCAGGGTCTAAGCACAGCTTGCGTGGTAAAAAAGTACAAACACACTTACACCAGACGATCACAAACTTCTTTAATCGTCACTTCAACATGTAAAAGTTGTGCTAAGCCGTGACCTTTCAGGTTGCGGCTTTTTCATCTTTCTCAGAAAATACCCAAAACTTGCTAAAAGTATAATTCCCTAGCATAGCTATTGTCGTGCCCACCGCAAAAGCCAAAAAGAGTGGCACAATCAAACTAAGGCAATAAAACACACTGATATTTACCATACCAAACAAGTGGCTCACCGATAGATGCCGAATAAGTTGTTTAAACCACCCAGAGTCATAGGTTGCAAAAGTAAAAAGACGATTGCCCAACCAAGTCACTATTGTGGCGCACCAAAAAGCACATACCCGCGCAAGCAAACTCTCTATATTCATAAAAACCAGAAGATAAAATATCACTAGGTCGGCCACAAAACCGAGGACCCCCACCATGGCAAATTTAATAAACTGCTGACCCAAACACCTATCTCCAAAATGACAAACACCGTTAAAAACTACAAAAAGGCAGGTCTAAAAAATGTCTACAACTGAGCGACATTTTTTCGACATTCTCCTGTTTAAACTGTGCGTATTGAACAACTCGGAGTAGTCAAAATGACACCACTTTCATTGGTTAAGCTGAGCCCTTCTAGTGATACACAATCTCAAAAAGCAGTATCCATTGAACAGCAAAAAGAAGGCACTCAAAACAAGCCAGTTATTAGCCTCATTGTGCCTGTATTTAACGAGCAAGAGGTGCTCAGAGCATTTCACCATAGAGTATGTTCGGTGAGCGCAGGCATTAAACAATGTCATTTCGAACTTGTATATATCGATGACGGCAGTCATGACGACTCATGGCAAATTCTGCAAAGCCTGACTCATCAATTCTGTGATGTTCGATGCTTACAACTGAGCCGTAACTTTGGCAAAGAAGCTGCCGTTACGGCAGGCCTCGAACATGCAACTGGTGATGCAGTGGTGCTACTTGATGCCGATTTACAAGACCCTCCTGAATTGCTCCCTGAAATGATACAAGCTTGGCAACAAGGTGCTGACGTGGTCAATATGAAACGCGCAAGTCGTCAAGGCGAATCTTGGTTCAAAATAGCCAGTGCGCATGCCTATTACCGCCTTCTAAATTGGGTATCAGACAGCCCTGTTGCTGAAGATGTCGGAGACTTCAGATTATTATCTCGCAATGTCGTTGAGGCAATTAAACAACTCCCAGAGCGAAATCGCTACATGAAAGGTTTAATGAGCTGGCCCGGCTTTAAACAAATAACATTAGAATTTGAACGCCCCGAACGCGCAGCTGGCACCACCAAGTGGAACTACTTTCAACTTATCAAACTCGCATTGTCAGGGATCACCTCGTTTAGTGTCAAACCGCTGCGTTTTGCAACTTGGATGGGGGCATTAGTGTCTTTATATGCCTTCATTTTTGCCGCTTGGGTGGTGATAAAGACGCTTGTATTTGGCGAAGTCGTACAAGGTTACCCGAGTATGATGCTCACTATGCTCGCCTTGGGTGGAGTGCAATTACTGGCGATTGGCATTCTAGGGGAATATATAGCAAGGCTGTTTACCGAAGCAAAACAACGACCTATCTACTTAGTCATGACAGAGCATTATAAACCTTGTCACACTGCGGAGCAGCGCCATGAGGTTTAGTCATTGCTTGTTGGTCATTACTGCCCTACTGCTATTAATCAGATTATTCACATTGGGCATGTATCCGCTGTACGATACAACAGAGGCAAGATATGCAGAGATAGCCAGATTAATGGTGCAAAGCCAAGATTGGATCACCCCTTGGTTTGATATCAATGTGCCGTTTTGGGGCAAGCCTCCTGCCCATACTTGGATCACCGCTCTCAGCTTTGAGATATTTGGTATCAATGAATGGAGCGCGCGCTTTGCACATTGGTTAATGGGCGCGGCAACAGTTGCATTACTTTTCGCTTTTACCAAACGTATTCTAGGTCACACTCTTGCCATATATAGCAGTTTTATTTTGGTCACGTGTCTGGGCTTTTTTGTCGCCACCAGCATGGTGATGACCGATCCGGCACTCCTTTTTGCAAGTACTTTAGCCATGACCAGCTTTTGGCTCTGCTATACAGAAAAAAACCGCCTAGCAGGCCTTGTTTTCTTCTTCGCATGTGGACTAGGTATGCTTATAAAAGGTCCTGTTGCCGTTGTTATCATAGGGATTGCCCTTGTCGTTTGGGCTATTTGGCAAAACCAGCTATTCAATGCCATCAAATCGTTACCTTGGGTGTTAGGGCTCACCGTCTTTATCGTAACTTTTGCACCATGGTATTTACTTGCTGAGCAAAAGACGCCGGGCTTTATAAATTACTTCATTATTGGCGAGCATATTCAACGCTTTTTAGAACCTGGTTGGCAAGGTGACTTATATGGCAGTGCTCATTTAGAAACGAAAGGCACTATCTGGCTATTCTGGCTAGGTGTGGCTTTTCCGTGGTCGTTTACCTTAATCTTTAAATTACTCACCGCACCGAAACAACTAAAAGCTTTATGCAAAATAGACCTGAATCGTTACCTGATTGCTTGGGCCATTGCACCAATGCTGTTGTTTACACTGGCGAGTAATATTTTATCTGCCTACGTGCTCCCAGGCTTACCTGCATTTGCACTATTGATGGCCATCGTGTTTTCACATGAAAAACTGCTAGCTGTATCAAATAGGCCTGTATTACAAACAAAGGCTGATAAGCCGTTTTTGACAATAGGTCTAGTGTGTTTAGCACTATATAGTTTAATCATCACAGCTGTCATTAAAGGCTGGCACAGTAAATACTCTGAAATCGAACTACTCGAAGTGATTGCGAAGCCTTGCCCTTCGGTGCCTGTTTTCTATATAGAAAAACGACCATTTTCAGCACGCTTCTACAGTTGTGGCAAAGCACAATTAATTGAGCAAGTTGCTGAACTATCAGACATACTTAATACTCAGAAACAAAGCTATTTGGTGCTGACACATACACAAAAAAAGATACTCACTTTACCCAGCACGCATACCTGCTTAACTATTAACACGAGTCAAAAAGGGGTTCTACTGACGTGCACACAGAAAAGTCGTTGAGCATTTTATTGGTCGAAGATTCTCAGCAAGTCGCTGAGACCATCTTCGACTACTTTGAAGAAGAACAGTACGAATTAGACTATGCAGCCAATGGCATTATGGGATTGCAATTGGCCTGCGCTAATCGCTATGACTGTATTATTTTAGACATCATGCTGCCTGGTCTCGACGGCATCGAAATTTGTAAACGCTTACGCGCACATGGAAACAATACCCCAATCATCATGCTTACAGCCCGAGATACCCAGCAAGACATGCTAGGTGGCTTAAATTGTGGTGCGGATGACTACATCATTAAACCCTTCGACCTTATGCTCTTGGAAGCCAGGATCAAAGCGGTTATCAGACGCACCCAAGGCATTGGTTTTAAAACACAATTAATTGTGGGTTCATTAATGATTGATTTAAATACTCGAGAAGTCAGCCGAGCAGGTCAGTCAATCAAGCTTAATCCCAGTGGCTATAAAATTTTACTGGCACTAGCGAAACAAAGCCCGAACCCAGTGACTCGAGAGGCAATTGAACACGCACTTTGGCCCGATGACGTGCCCGACCAAGATCTATTACGCCGACATATTTACCAATTGCGTAAAGCGCTTGATAAACCTTTCGAGCAAGATATGTTAATAACCATGCCTAAATTTGGCTATAAGTTGATCGCAGATGAAAACTCTTAAACAGCAACTTTTTAGAGCAACGTGGCTCGGCGCAATTATGCTTATCTCTATTTATACATTGGTATTGAGCTCTGCCATTATGTATACCGAAAATAGAAGTAGTGAACAGAGACTCAGTATTATTGCCCCCCATCATTTTAAACAGTTTGCAACGACCGAAACACCTGAGATAGAGATAAACCCACTCCTAACACTCTACAAAGATTACTCGTCTTTACCCCAAAAGATACAAGCGGCTATCTCAGAGGGTTGGACAGGTGTGCAAACTTTCCAGTTTGATGATGACAGTGAATTTAGTGTATATGCAGCCGCTTTAGATGGTCAGACACACACCTATTATGCCGTAGAGGATGTGAACCCAATTGAGTGGAGTGATGCTGATTTATTAAAAGTTGAGGTTATTTTTGCCGGTGCTGGTGGTTTACTTTTTTTACTGGCAACTTATCTGATCCGTGTTCAAGCGGGCCGTTTAGCAAAACCGCTTCAGGATTTAGTGCATCATATCAGCGATAAAAACAAAGATGATTTAGATACAGACATTGTCAATGAGAAAAGTTGCGCGGAGATCTATCACATCGAAACGGCTGTGAACCATTATCGCCAACGGATGAAACAAATGCTCCATAGAGAGCAAACCTTTACTCGCTATGTCAGCCATGAATTGCGAACACCTATGATGGCCATTAAGGGGAATGTGTCTGTGTTACAAAAGCGACATGGCGACAATAAACAATTGAAAGGAATTAATAAAGCCTTAGATAACGTGAATGAATTAATTCACACCTTTTTGTGTTTGGCCAGAGAGTCAGAGCTAGCGCCTACTCCAATTACACTCGATAATAGGTGGGTTGAAATGCTCATTGCACCTCTACAAAGTAAATGCCAGGCGAATCAAGTCACTTTAAATTGGCAATTACAAGAACCTTTTGAGATAAACTGTGAAGCAATCCTGTTGCAGACACTTGTATATAATCTATTAGACAATGCCATAAACTGTACCTTTGATGGCGAAGTTGATTTATTCGTCAGTCAATCAGGTGTCGTCGTGATAGATTCAGGTATAGGACTTGATGAAAAGCCCAGAGGCTATGAAGGGTTTGGTGTGGGTTTACAAATTGTTGAAGATATTTGTGCAAAATACCATTGGCAATTCTCACTACAAAGTAACCCTGAACAAGGTTGTCGAGCCGAAGTAACATTTGTATAAACAAGGAGAGCGCCATGCGCGAACAAGCCCTGATAGAAGCCAAGCAGCTACTCACCAACGCTAAGATTGCGGTGCTCTCTACTCATTCAAATACTTTGCCAGGCTTCCCGTTTGGTTCAACAGTACAGTTTTTTGCTAATACCAAGGGACAAGTCTATCTATTCATTAGCGATATAGCTCAGCACGCTAAAAACTTGTCTCATGACAACAAATTATCTCTAACGGTATTTGAGCAACAAGACTGTGATGACCCACAAATGTCGCGCTTAACTCTCGTCGCTGAGGCCACTAAATTTGCTAGAGATGACAGTGAAGGTTTAATTGCCCAATTTGTAGAACACTTCCCAAGTAGCGAGCAATATAAAGATCTAACCGATTTTCATATTTGGGAATTGAATATGGTAAGAGCCCGCTTTATCGCAGGCTTTGGCAAAATTTTTTGGTTAGAACAAGATGAATGGGCGTATGGAGAATTATGAGCGTTAGGTAATATCTTCTCCAGCTTCATCCATTTCTACCCATTCAGTTTCTTCGAGGGCTGCTTTGATCCACTTTTGCAAAGCGGGGCAATCCTGTACTTGCTGCATATAGGCAGTTGCCAACTCATTAAGCTCAATGCCATAAGTCTGAAAACGTAACACCACTGGCGCATACATGGCATCCACGATAGACCACTCACCAAATAACCAGCCTCGATGTTGCTCATATTGCTCCGTGAATATTTGCTCAATACGTTGAATATCACGCTTTGCTTGTTCGCTTAAGACAAGTTTACGCTTCGCTCGGATATTCATCGGCATTTCGTTACGTAAAGCGTTAAACCCTGCATGCATTTCAGAGGCAAGCGCTCTTGCTTTTGCCCTTTGACTGATTTCACTCGGCCAACCTTTCCCTAATAAATAAGTTTCACTTATATACTCACAAATTGCAAGGGACTCCCACACAAGGCTATCACCATCTACCAAACACGGGACTTTCGCTGTAGGCGTGATATTTTTAAGCGTGCTAAAAAATTCAGGTGTTTCTAAATTGAGCTTAGTCTCTTCAAAATTAACACCTGATTTTTCGAGCATAAGCCAGGCTCTTAATGACCAAGTCGAGTAGTTTTTATTGGCGATATATAGCTGCATAAATGATTTCCTTGTTAACGGCTTTGTTCTGTTTGAACGTCAATGTAAGTATTTTTATAAACCTTGACTAACTGATTATTCTTATACAACCTATAAGAAATTCGAATAGGTACTCATAATGGATATTGACGCGCTGCGCAGCTTTTTAGCTTTTATAGAAACAGGCAGTTTTACTCGCGCTGCAAAACAGGTGCATCGGACCCAAGCTGCAGTGAGTATGCAGATGAAAAAGCTTGAAGAAGATGTCGGTAAATGCCTATTTGAAAAACAAGGTCGATTATTAACCCTAAGCCAAGATGGTCGCCAGTTTAGTCACTATGCTAAGCAGCTATTGCAGCTCCATGATGAAACTTTGCAGACGATGCGTCACAGCGCGAGCAATACGCTGCTCAGACTGGGTTGCCCAGATGATTATGCCGACAACCTTTTACCTGAGCTGATTAAGCTCTTGCATGCGCAATTCTATAATTTGGACTTAAGAATAACTTGTTTGCCAAGTTTTAAAATCAAACAATTATTGGATGCGGGCGATTTAGACCTTGGGCTTATTACCCGCTCTCCCGACTCTGAAGAAGGCCAGCTCATTTACCAAGACAAAGGGGTGTGGGTGTATAACCCTGAGCACACGGCTCACCTTAAATCACCTTTGCCAATTGCAGTATTTCAACCAGATTGTCGCTTTCACCAAGGTGCCATTGAAGGACTCATGAAAGCAAAAATTCCTTTTCAAGTCGTCGCAAGTTGTAGCAGCCTTGCGGCTTTACTGGGTTTGGTAAAACAAGGTGTCGCCATCGGTGCAATCGCAAATATATCTACAGCAGACTATAGCGTGTTAAGTAACGCTGAGTTACCCACTTTACCCGGTGCTAATGTAGCTTTGATCCGCAGTCAAAGTCTGCGTAACCCTATTTCCCACGAGATTTATGAGCAACTCAGTCAGACTATGAGAACTTTTTCAGTAAACTGGCCATAAATATAAAAAATTGAAATATCTACACATCTTATCTGACACTTTTTCACATTCTCATACATTCCGCCTACAACCGCTGACATTCCTCCAACAGACTCTAACAAGCTTGCGCTCTACTATGAGCACATCAAAACCAAACAGGAATGTTCATAATGAAAACTCGCGCACTATTATTAATGGCTTTACTATCATCAACAACTCTAATGGGCCAAGCTCAGGCTTCTGAAGAAAAACACAAAGTTGGTATTCAACTTTCTGGTGGTGGTGCAGAATACAAAGGCTCAAGTAAAGACGGTGACGGTGTTGGTCAAGCGTATCTTTACTATAACTACCAGTTTTCACCAATGTTGGCTT
The Pseudoalteromonas phenolica genome window above contains:
- a CDS encoding LysR substrate-binding domain-containing protein, coding for MDIDALRSFLAFIETGSFTRAAKQVHRTQAAVSMQMKKLEEDVGKCLFEKQGRLLTLSQDGRQFSHYAKQLLQLHDETLQTMRHSASNTLLRLGCPDDYADNLLPELIKLLHAQFYNLDLRITCLPSFKIKQLLDAGDLDLGLITRSPDSEEGQLIYQDKGVWVYNPEHTAHLKSPLPIAVFQPDCRFHQGAIEGLMKAKIPFQVVASCSSLAALLGLVKQGVAIGAIANISTADYSVLSNAELPTLPGANVALIRSQSLRNPISHEIYEQLSQTMRTFSVNWP